One Arvicanthis niloticus isolate mArvNil1 chromosome 3, mArvNil1.pat.X, whole genome shotgun sequence DNA segment encodes these proteins:
- the LOC117705927 gene encoding uncharacterized protein LOC117705927 isoform X1, whose amino-acid sequence MLETYWNLTCIGYRWEDHNIEEYCQSSRRHGRCINCPSGYGKKQCTYDVFPRTIRRRYVVIPFVRRGGDCDTSFQVLGFPASVGIHQNTDIGEKPYEHKEGEKPSVCPGSLCTCSVTHTIGKRYECNQCGKSLSSSSPLQRHEQTRMGKGSDKCEPSSKSFTHHRHLQIQKTPYNEEDLYECNQCGKSSLQLHRRTHLEMKCCECNQGDKLITHQNCNQVGRANTTEKNYECNQWGKAFAYPSYLQVHEKIHTRKNPYECNQCGKAFAYKSHFHKHERTHTGEKPYECNQCGKAFSSNSNLQRHERIHTGEKPYECNQCGKAFAYPNSLHIHKRNHTGEKPYKCYQCGKDFASNSNLQIHRRIHSGEKPYECYECGKHFACNSHLQMHERIHTGEKPYKCNQCGKTFAYSSSFHMHERTHTGEKPYECSQCGKAFAYYCHLQRHERCHTGEKPYECNQCGNAFAYLSSLHKHERNHTGQKLFECNQCGKAFACLSTLQKHERIHTDKKNPQGN is encoded by the exons atgctggaaaCCTACTGGAACCTTACTTGTATAG GCTACAGATGGGAAGACCACAATATTGAAGAATATTGTCAAAGTTCTAGAAGACATGGAAG GTGTATCAACTGTCCCTCTGGATATGGAAAGAAGCAGTGTACCTACGATGTCTTTCCTAGAACAATTAGAAGAAGATATGTAGTCATTCCCTTTGTGAGACGAGGAGGTGACTGTGATACAAGTTTCCAAGTACTTGGCTTTCCAGCTTCAGTGGGAATACATCAAAATACTGACATTGGAGAAAAGCCCTATGAGCACAAGGAAGGTGAAAAGCCTTCTGTCTGTCCTGGTTCACTTTGCACATGTAGTGTGACTCACACTATAGGAAAACGttatgaatgcaatcagtgtggtaaatctctgagttcttCCAGTCCTCTTCAGAGACATGAGCAAACTCGTATGGGAAAAGGAAGTGATAAATGTGAGCCAAGCAGTAAAAGCTTCACCCATCACAGGCATCTTCAGATACAGAAGACTCCCTATAATGAAGAGGACCTCTATGagtgcaatcaatgtggtaaatccTCTTTACAGTTACACCGAAGAACTCATTTGGAAATGAAATGCTGTGAATGTAATCAAGGAGATAAACTGATTACACACCAGAATTGTAATCAAGTAGGTAGAGCTAAtactacagaaaaaaattatgaatgtaaccaatgggGTAAAGCTTTTGCATATCCCAGTTATCTTCAAGTACATGAAAAAATTCATACTAGAAAGAatccctatgaatgtaatcaatgtgggaaagcctttgcATATAAAAGTCATTTTCACAAGCACGAAAgaactcacactggagagaaaccttatgaatgtaatcaatgtggtaaagccttttcatccAACAGTAATCTTCaaaggcatgaaagaattcatactggagagaaaccctatgagtgtaatcagtgtggtaaagcctttgcatatccCAATAGtcttcacattcataaaagaaatcatactggagagaaaccttataaatgttaCCAGTGTGGTAAAGACTTTGCAAGTAACAGTAATCTTCAAATACACAGAAGAATTCATAGTggggagaaaccctatgaatgttaTGAATGTGGTAAACATTTTGCATGTAACAGTCATCttcaaatgcatgaaagaattcatactggagagaaaccctataaatgtaatcagtgtggGAAAACCTTTGCTTATAGCAGTAGTTTTCACATGCATGAAAGaactcatactggagagaaaccttatgaatgtagtcaatgtggtaaagcctttgcatattACTGTCATCTTCAAAGGCATGAAAGgtgtcatactggagagaaaccctatgaatgtaatcaatgtggtaatgCCTTTGCATATCTCAGTAGTCTTCACAAGCATGAAAGAAATCATACTGGACAGAAACTCtttgaatgtaatcaatgtggtaaagcctttgcatgtctcAGTACTCTtcaaaagcatgaaagaattcataccgACAAAAAAAATCCCCAAGGAAACTAA
- the LOC117705927 gene encoding zinc finger protein 431-like isoform X2, producing MDAVTYEDVHVNFSREEWVLLDPSQKSLYKDVMLETYWNLTCIGYRWEDHNIEEYCQSSRRHGR from the exons ATG gatgcagtgacctatgaggatgtgcatgtgaacttctcCCGAGAAGAGTGGGTTTTGCTGGATCCTTCTCAGAAgagtctctacaaagatgtgatgctggaaaCCTACTGGAACCTTACTTGTATAG GCTACAGATGGGAAGACCACAATATTGAAGAATATTGTCAAAGTTCTAGAAGACATGGAAGGTAA